The proteins below come from a single Acidimicrobiia bacterium genomic window:
- the rplD gene encoding 50S ribosomal protein L4: MKLDVTSPKGTKAGTVDAPDDLFGIEPNTAVLHQVITAQLAHKRSGTHSTKTRAEVAGGGAKPWRQKGTGRARHGSIRSPQWRGGGIAHGPKPRDYSQRTPKKMVRLALQSALSDRASDGRVKVIDAWGIDEPRTKDAVALLTALGLRPKDERAPRVLLVLDRLERATWLSFRNLGTRVQIVVPEELNAYDIILSDWVVFSKTTLETTIAKFSGSNASKSLPTAAERAPADGVPPAAASEAREEAST; the protein is encoded by the coding sequence ATGAAGCTCGACGTCACGTCCCCGAAGGGCACGAAGGCCGGCACCGTGGACGCGCCAGACGATCTCTTCGGCATTGAGCCGAACACCGCGGTCCTGCACCAGGTCATCACCGCGCAGCTCGCACACAAGCGCTCCGGCACGCACAGCACGAAGACCCGCGCCGAGGTCGCTGGCGGTGGCGCCAAGCCGTGGCGCCAGAAGGGCACCGGTCGGGCGCGCCACGGTTCGATCCGCTCGCCGCAGTGGCGCGGCGGTGGCATCGCGCACGGCCCCAAGCCGCGTGACTACTCGCAGCGCACGCCGAAGAAGATGGTTCGCTTGGCCCTCCAGTCGGCATTGTCGGACCGGGCCTCCGACGGGCGGGTGAAGGTGATCGACGCGTGGGGCATCGACGAGCCGCGCACCAAGGACGCCGTCGCATTGCTCACCGCGCTCGGGCTACGGCCCAAGGACGAACGCGCGCCTCGAGTGCTGCTCGTCCTGGATCGTCTGGAGCGTGCCACCTGGCTCTCGTTCCGCAACCTCGGCACGCGCGTGCAGATCGTGGTGCCCGAAGAGCTGAACGCGTACGACATCATCCTGAGCGATTGGGTCGTGTTCTCCAAGACGACGCTCGAGACGACGATCGCGAAGTTCTCGGGATCGAATGCCTCCAAGTCCTTGCCGACGGCAGCTGAGCGAGCGCCCGCGGACGGGGTACCCCCGGCCGCAGCGAGCGAAGCAAGAGAGGAGGCGAGCACGTGA
- the rplW gene encoding 50S ribosomal protein L23 produces the protein MSRDPRDIVLQPIVSEKSYAAYDSGVYTFLVAPDANKIEIKQAIEAIFNVKVKNVNTLNRKGKRKRNRRTGSFGSRAAQKRAVVTLAGDDKIEIFGS, from the coding sequence GTGAGCCGCGACCCACGCGACATCGTGCTCCAGCCGATCGTGTCGGAGAAGTCGTACGCCGCGTACGACAGCGGCGTCTACACGTTCCTCGTCGCGCCCGACGCCAACAAGATTGAGATCAAGCAGGCCATCGAGGCCATCTTCAACGTCAAGGTCAAGAACGTGAACACGCTGAACCGCAAGGGGAAGCGCAAGCGCAATCGTCGCACCGGCTCGTTCGGCAGCCGCGCCGCTCAGAAGCGCGCGGTCGTCACGCTTGCGGGCGACGACAAGATCGAGATCTTCGGGAGCTAG